aaaatccaAACAACTAAATCACTAGACGTGACCCAAATACAACGGTAGTGCAAACACACCTGGCCTTCCTCAAGATAATCAAAGGCCTTCCTAAAATGAGCAAGCCTAAGATATCTATAGACTCGGTCTCTATGCTCCCAGTTTCGCCACCTAATATAACGCATCTCATTAACACCATTGGAATctaaatatgaaattaaaatataattgtaaGATAGTGTTACCTGTTTGCAAGCGGGAAACTGTGGGGTTCCCTAGGAACCAGCGATAGATACGGTAGCCGCATCCAAGCCCAACAAAGTAGAAGTGTTAGCGGTCCATCTATTTCCTTACAGTCATAACGTGATGCCCTGTATAAACTCCTGTATAGGTGTGCCAGGCATGCTGATCCCCAGCTGTACTGTCCAATACTAGAAAAATCACTGAGCAGAGGTAGAAACTTCCAATGCACAGATGCCCCAGTCTTGTCTCCAAATAAGATCGTACCAATCAACAACATGATGTGGCACTTGACGTACACCTGTATACTGTTTTCATCACTCAAATATAATCGTTCTTTTAAATCCCGTAGCCACGTAAGTCTTATGCCGCTTCCTCGACACTGCGACTTTAACGGTGCGACCCCAAATTGGTTTAGACACTCCGCCTCTAAGGTTTCGAAACTACTCAAAGTCATCCCTGTAACTGGAAGACCGTCGGTTGGAAGACCGAATATCATAGCCACGTCTTCCAGTGTCACGGCACATTCACCAACCGGAAGGTGAAAAGTATGTGTCTCCGGGTGCCACCTTTCCACTAAAGCGTTTACCAGTGCTTTTTGACATTGAACAACCCCAATCTGGGCGACATGGTAAAAATCAGTAGACCGTAAATGCTCCTCCACCCTCTGGTCATACCGATCCGGCGGGACAGGGTGATCACATGTCAACATCCGTTTACCCTACACACGCATAGCAAATCCCAGTTGTTATTACACAACTATCATGATTccacaaaaattaaagaacgaAATTATTAcagttaactaattaatttttcttactaaTATTATTAAACAGAATTAAAAACAAGTGATTTTTATTACTAATCTACTATGTTGAAAATAATTATCCACAACACTCCATTAATTACAATTAAGCACACTTGTTGCTAACTATTATTTAAACATATAATTCtaaattgttaaaaataattataacaagtaAATAAATACTTACTTAACTctcatttataatattattacaaaaaattataaacaagtCATTTTTAGGAACTAATCTATTATATTGAAACAAAATTGTAAACAACAATTAATTATACTTAAACACACTTATCTATCTAAGTATCATTCAAATTCTTcttcctaaattttttaaaataattattattcttaaataattaactataatttctactattgttaaaaataattctaaaaaacTATTTCTTTATTTCTAATCCAATCTATTTACCAACCATTGGCTTACAAGAATAACGCAAATTATACATATACATTTCCAACTACATATATTCCTAAATTTCTACAATTAACTATAACTACTTAATTATAACTTCTAATATtacttcaataattttttaaaaacgcctgttttctttatttataacCTATTATATTATAAACCATTTTAAACAAGACTCAAGTACATATACACTTTTTTAagacatttatttttaaatttctattaataaaattataaactcAGTCATTCTCAGTTCaactagta
This portion of the Arachis duranensis cultivar V14167 chromosome 6, aradu.V14167.gnm2.J7QH, whole genome shotgun sequence genome encodes:
- the LOC107495127 gene encoding serine/threonine-protein phosphatase 7 long form homolog, which produces MLTCDHPVPPDRYDQRVEEHLRSTDFYHVAQIGVVQCQKALVNALVERWHPETHTFHLPVGECAVTLEDVAMIFGLPTDGLPVTGMTLSSFETLEAECLNQFGVAPLKSQCRGSGIRLTWLRDLKERLYLSDENSIQVYVKCHIMLLIGTILFGDKTGASVHWKFLPLLSDFSSIGQYSWGSACLAHLYRSLYRASRYDCKEIDGPLTLLLCWAWMRLPYLSLVPREPHSFPLANRWRNWEHRDRVYRYLRLAHFRKAFDYLEEGQFLWTVYSVDRVDPDIIPADMYMHAV